In Mangrovibacterium diazotrophicum, the genomic stretch GTGGTACGCCAACTGCGGATTCTCGCATCGCAGTTCCGTGTCCTTCGGACAGGAACGCTCTCCGAAATCCGCCCCGACAACATGTACCAACCGTTGGGGGCAATTAGACAGAGCTGCAACAACATGATAAATAAGTAATGGGTTCATATTGCGAATTATATATTAAAGACTATCCAATTGCAACGACGAAGAATGAGATAGACCCTTTTTTACTCTCTTTATTTCAAACGAGTGACTTGAATGTTTTTGAACGAAAGATTGGGGATAGAATTCAAGTATTGTACGGTAGAGAAAATGAGGAGGAAGAAGAGGAAAAAGCAATACAATACTTTAATTCAGCTAAAAATATACGTGACAGATTGAATGTTATGGGTTTTACTCTGACTAGAACCATAGAAAGATTCGAAGAGTCAAAAGAAGAATCGTTAGTCAGATTAAGGGAACGGATTGAGGATAAAACATTCAATGATTCTGATAGAATGAATAAGATACTGACAAATGAAATTCAAATTTTGGAGAATAATTCATTTGATGATTTTATAGAAGCGGTTAAAGAAATATTTGAGCATAATTATGGCTTTGCTGTAAAGAAGGAAAATTTACCTGATAAAATTAATCCTATCATCCCTTATCTATTAGACTATGGATATGGACTTGATAGATTTCCATATGATTATGACCAAAGGACATTATTGAGAGCTTTGTTAGAAGCAACTGAACCAGACGCTATAATCACTTATGATATAACAGAATTGCTTGAAAGTGGATATTATGAAGGAGAACCTGAGGAGGTATATGACGAAGTAATTGGAAATCTAACATTTGATTATGAGCTTGGAGAAAAGTTTCTAATTCTTACAGAGGGGACATCTGATATTAACATATTACGGGATTCATTAGAATTATTATATCCGCATTTGACGGGATATTATTCATTTATGGATTTTGGAGTCTCAAATGCCTCAGGAAGTGCCAGTTCATTAGTTGCAAGTATAAAATCATTTGTTGGTGCTGATATAAAGAACAAAGTAATTGCACTTTTTGATAATGATACAGCAGCAGAATCTGCAATCAGCGGCTTATCAAAAACTAAAATACCACCCAATATTAAGATTAAACAATATCCTATTATCGATATTGCAAAAAACTATCCGACCATCGGACCGACAGGAATAACAAATATGGATATTAATAGATTAGCATGTAGTATTGAAATGTATTTAGGTCAAGATATTTTAAGTCAGAAAGAAGGTTTAATGCCAATACAGTGGAAAGGGTATGATTCTAAATTAAAAAAATATCAAGGTGAAATCATAGATAAAACCAAAGTTCAGAAAGATTTTAAAAAGAAAATAAAAGAGTGTAAAGAAGACCGGAATAAAATTAAGGACGAAGACTGGCGAGAAATGCATGATTTACTACAAATGATATTTAATACTTTTAATGAATAACTGCCCCCAACAAGTGGTCATAAAACATTGCGCGGACAGTGCTATATTTGAATGAAATAACATTTAATCAGCGGCTTATCGGGCTGATAAGTTTGTGCTTCGAAGTGCGCAACGTTTCATACCACAGGCCGTTAGCAAACATATTAAAAAACAGAAATTGAATGGTACTTGAAGACTGCCCAACAACCAAAGCAACAAATGAATACTGGAAAGAGAAAATTCTGTATTCATTTCCAATTTTGGAGCAAGCAAACGATTCAAAATACTTATCACTAAAGGAATATGTCCATGAACGACCTCAAAAGTTTTATTCAAAAAAAGCATTTGAGGAGTTTCTATCATTTCTTGACAATAAACAAATAAAAAATTCTGATTGGTTTAAAGAATTATATTCCGAAATAGAACACGAAATAAACATCGCAATCAAATCATTAAATGATGTAAACTCACTCGATATTCATGATATTTTCATACCTGACAATAATATTGAATGTATTAGATTTATTGACAATCACATCCACTTCAATTATTTAAAATTAATCGAAGCAGTTTACCACAAATTTCTGTTATTCATTGCCTACAATCAAAGAAAACAGAGAAATAAACCGACCACTGGTTTAGACATCTACAACTGTATTGAGGAAGTTAAAAATTCAAATTTCGATTACTTAACAGAACCTTATGAAAATACAGTTAGAAATGGGATTGCACATGGTGGAATAACCTATAAAGATTTCGATACAATTTACAAGGGTAAAAAAGGTCAACCAGTTCAATTCAGCACAAAGGACATCATAAAGAAATTTGACAAACTTTTGGATGTGTGTAACGCGCTTGCTCTCGCTTTTAAAATATTTGTCATTCTAAATAGAGAGTATTTTCAA encodes the following:
- a CDS encoding HEPN/Toprim-associated domain-containing protein — its product is MGSYCELYIKDYPIATTKNEIDPFLLSLFQTSDLNVFERKIGDRIQVLYGRENEEEEEEKAIQYFNSAKNIRDRLNVMGFTLTRTIERFEESKEESLVRLRERIEDKTFNDSDRMNKILTNEIQILENNSFDDFIEAVKEIFEHNYGFAVKKENLPDKINPIIPYLLDYGYGLDRFPYDYDQRTLLRALLEATEPDAIITYDITELLESGYYEGEPEEVYDEVIGNLTFDYELGEKFLILTEGTSDINILRDSLELLYPHLTGYYSFMDFGVSNASGSASSLVASIKSFVGADIKNKVIALFDNDTAAESAISGLSKTKIPPNIKIKQYPIIDIAKNYPTIGPTGITNMDINRLACSIEMYLGQDILSQKEGLMPIQWKGYDSKLKKYQGEIIDKTKVQKDFKKKIKECKEDRNKIKDEDWREMHDLLQMIFNTFNE